One window of the Colletotrichum destructivum chromosome 6, complete sequence genome contains the following:
- a CDS encoding Putative cytochrome P450, with translation MLITTHLFSFSTFGVAALLGCLYALALVVYRLYLSPLRNFPGPKLAAATLWYEFYYDVVRGGQYSFHIAKLHEAYGPVIRINPHEIHVQTPAFYDILYSGARHRRNKWRWASGAFGVDLSTFGSELHEAHRMRRSAIAPFFSKARVRRLEPMVRERADAVVGRLRGFAATGAVMRLDHALTAYATDIITNYAFGLCHDRVNAPDFDAGFHSACLSGCQQVFLSRQFPFLMDIVKMIPGSWILKWSPAINSYFSMQRDIGRLITKICRQDRSEWPELEHPTFFHELLDSKLPESEKSIARLAQEGGSLLGAGTVTTSWTITTGVFYLLREPDVLRALKSELAAAFPAEAAITDQKNLTGILEGLPYLSAVAQEMVRMGHGLVSRAARVAPDEDLAVPGTGFVIPRNTPISMTHLLLNRDPGLYDSPDRFQPERWIGDAGLAPFPPRQFGFSAGARACSGRDLAMAEILIIIATLFRTYGTREVRFEDDVGFLELWETDETDVECSVDAMVARPKTDSKGVRCKVHHW, from the exons ATGCTGATTACCACTCATCTGTTTTCCTTCTCCACGTTCGGGGTTGCGGCCCTCTTGGGCTGTCTGTACGcactcgccctcgtcgtgTATCGCCTCTACCTGAGTCCGCTCAGGAACTTCCCAGGTCCGAAACTCGCAGCCGCAACTCTTTG GTACGAGTTCTACtacgacgtcgtccgggGCGGCCAGTACAGCTTCCACATCGCCAAGCTGCACGAGGCGTACGGCCCCGTCATCCGCATCAACCCGCACGAGATCCACGTCCAGACGCCCGCCTTCTACGACATCCTCTACAGCGGCGcgcgccaccgccgcaacAAGTGGCGCTGGGCCAGCGGCgccttcggcgtcgacctgtCGACTTTCGGTTCCGAGCTGCACGAGGCCCACCGTATGCGCCGCTCCGCCATcgcccccttcttctcgaaaGCCCGTGTCCGGAGGCTGGAGCCCATGGTCCGCGAGAGGGCCGACGCAGTGGTCGGGAGACTCAGGGGGTTCGCGGCGACGGGCGCCGTGATGAGGTTGGACCATGCGTTGACGGCCTACGCCACTG ATATCATCACAAACTACGCTTTTGGACTCTGTCATGACCGAGTCAACGCGCCAGACTTCGACGCGGGCTTCCACTCGGCCTGTCTGAGCGGATGCCAGCAGGTGTTCCTGTCTCGGCAGTTCCCCTTCCTCATGGACATCGTCAAGATGATTCCCGGTTCGTGGATACTGAAGTGGAGCCCGGCCATCAACTCGTACTTCTCCATGCAGAGG GACATCGGCAGGCTCATCACCAAGATCTGCCGCCAGGACCGCAGCGAGTGGCCCGAGCTGGAGCACCCGACCTTCTTccacgagctcctcgacagcAAGCTGCCCGAGAGCGAAAAGTCcatcgcccgcctcgcccagGAGGGCGGAtctctcctcggcgccggcaccgtcacgACGTCCTGGACCATCACGACCGGCGTCTTCTACCTCCTGCGCGAGCCCGACGTCCTCCGCGCGCTCAAAtccgagctggccgccgcgTTCCCCGCAGAagccgccatcaccgaccAGAAGAATCTTACCGGcatcctcgagggcctcccGTACCtgtccgccgtcgcccaggaGATGGTGCGGATGGGCCACGGCCTCGTGTCGCGCGCCGCGAGGGTCGCCcccgacgaggacctcgcggTCCCCGGCACCGGGTTCGTCATCCCCCGGAACACCCCGATCTCCATGACGCACTTACTGCTGAACCGCGACCCGGGCCTGTACGACTCGCCGGATCGGTTCCAACCGGAGCGCTGGATCGGGGACGCCGGACTGGCGCCCTTCCCCCCGAGGCAGTTCGGCTtcagcgccggcgcccgggCCTGTTCGGGGCGAGACctggccatggccgagatcctcatcatcatcgcgACGCTCTTCCGCACGTACGGGACGAGGGAGGTCCGTTTCGAGGACGATGTTGGGTTCCTGGAGCTGTgggagacggacgagaccGACGTTGAGTGCTCGGTGGATGCCATGGTCGCCCGGCCGAAGACCGACTCAAAGGGTGTCCGATGTAAAGTGCATCATTGGTGA